Proteins encoded by one window of Cucurbita pepo subsp. pepo cultivar mu-cu-16 chromosome LG14, ASM280686v2, whole genome shotgun sequence:
- the LOC111810782 gene encoding WPP domain-interacting protein 2-like has translation MDFESESSALESVEDNEVNHETIPFDDINRTRTNGSCANDADPMVSISPPSKGNDLSGKAMNSQSPPPPNISSPVAKGYGLKKWKRIPRDFVKDMNSSDDTSKILKRALSTSGNLLKPQHSPTGNKQDNEGLTPLRNIGNVDSQFHGSSSNSRFAAGSAFNHGTDSENSEDRSSKSSTAASAPKARYDLNTVLGHVREKNRIKNVSGKNPGGSGQKGHQGKGRAEGSKKARGERIKVEKENSQSSIESDSRRSCFVFRQGMIATASNGNQNERSVTDDGDNSDGAYAGDQQFSEEVETAYRKDDEVEAEDNLAADLSWEVKDEKDRNHWSPLNKDPMEESILSLQSAQHALEKEIKKLGEIGRDEIPSSSIIDNTEPSSFGYDNLEAHKSSSSFQMGSGKAVSSSFEATVLGLTGKVKFLENKLEETMTILKSKESRVAELESSISTRKSPKEEAVRDEKVKEIEKEFEMFFKQRLEAEIEYLAIVRAIENLQCETLVDAKKKLADEQAETMNIFREAESKATALKKRAEGLEKCCGDILDTKEVSTTRGDVFKVSSCAFLQLILLSLVLWVFVLQMSSPAGVVVPT, from the exons ATGGATTTTGAAAGCGAATCTTCGGCTCTTGAATCTGTGGAAGACAATGAAGTGAACCACGAAACTATTCCTTTTGATGATATCAACCGAACCAGAACCAATGGGAGTTGTGCTAATGATGCTGACCCGATGGTATCCATTTCACCGCCTTCGAAGGGAAATGATTTAAGTGGAAAAGCTATGAATTCacaatctcctcctcctcccaaCATTTCTTCTCCTGTAGCAAAAGGTTATGgattgaagaaatggaagcgTATCCCTAGAGATTTTGTGAAGGATATGAATTCTAGCGACGATACtagtaaaattttgaagcGGGCACTGTCCACTTCTGGGAATCTGCTTAAACCTCAACATTCTCCGACCGGGAATAAGCAAGATAACGAAGGTTTAACCCCGTTGAGGAATATCGGAAATGTTGATAGCCAATTCCATGGTTCGAGTTCCAATTCGAGGTTTGCTGCGGGGTCTGCCTTTAACCATGGAACAGATTCGGAAAACAGCGAAGATCGGAGTAGCAAATCTTCCACTGCAGCGAGTGCTCCGAAGGCAAGGTATGATCTGAATACCGTCTTAGGACATGTGCGGGAAAAGAACAGGATAAAGAACGTGAGTGGGAAAAATCCAGGTGGTTCTGGTCAAAAGGGTCATCAGGGAAAGGGACGTGCTGAAGGAAGTAAAAAGGcgagaggagaaagaatcaaAGTCGAGAAGGAGAATTCTCAGTCTAGCATTGAATCTGACTCGAGGAGATCGTGCTTTGTCTTTAGGCAGGGCATGATTGCTACTGCTAGCAATGGAAACCAAAATGAAAGGTCTGTTACCGACGATGGAGACAACAGCGATGGAGCTTACGCAGGTGATCAACAGTTTAGTGAAGAAGTTGAAACTGCATATAGGAAAGACGACGAGGTCGAAGCTGAAGATAATTTAGCTGCTGACTTGTCTTGGGAAGTTAAGGATGAAAAGGATAGGAATCATTGGTCACCTTTGAATAAGGATCCCATGGAAGAGTCTATTCTCAGCCTCCAGTCAGCTCAACACGCGCTCGAAAAAG AAATCAAGAAGCTAGGGGAGATAGGAAGGGACGAGATACCATCTTCCAGCATAATCGACAATACCGAACCTTCAAGTTTTGGGTATGACAACCTAGAAGCACACAAATCAAGTTCTTCTTTCCAAATGGGCTCTGGGAAGGCTGTTTCGAGTTCCTTCGAAGCCACAGTTCTTGGCTTGACAGGAAAGGTTAAATTTCTGGAGAACAAGTTAGAAGAGACGATGACCATACTCAAATCGAAGGAATCCCGAGTCGCTGAACTGGAATCCTCCATTAGCACCAGAAAATCACCCAAGGAGGAAGCAGTAAGGGATGAAAAAGTCAAGGAAATAGAGAAGGAATTTGAGATGTTTTTTAAGCAAAGACTTGAAGcagaaattgaatatttggCAATAGTAAGAGCCATTGAGAATTTACAATGTGAAACATTAGTtgatgctaaaaaaaaattggctgATGAGCAAGCAGAGACGATGAACATATTTAGAGAAGCCGAAAGTAAAGCTACGGCGCTTAAGAAACGAGCAGAGGGTTTGGAGAAATGCTGTGGTGATATCTTGGATACAAAGGAGGTTTCAACGACTCGAGGAGACGTATTCAAGGTTAGTTCGTGTGCGTTTCTGCAGTTGATACTCTTGAGCTTGGTTCTTTGGGTTTTTGTCTTGCAAATGTCTTCACCTGCTGGAGTAGTTGTACCAACATAA
- the LOC111810830 gene encoding subtilisin-like protease SBT5.4 has protein sequence MEAFNLPPLLLSFFLFALLQTSTIAANKSYIVYLGSHSHGLNPSAVDLQLTTQTHYNLLGSVLGSYEAAKEAIFYSYNRHINAFAAVLDQKVVEDIAKHPDVVSVYENKELKLHTTRSWNFLGVENNGGIPSNSLWKLSRFGESTIIGNLDSGVWPESKSFSDEGYGPIPTRWKGSCEGGSNFRCNRKLIGARYFNKGYASNVGPLNSSYETARDDDGHGTHTLSTAGGNFVQRVSMFGNGYGTAKGGSPKARVAAYRVCWPDVGNGGCFMADILAGFEAAISDGVDVLSISLGGGAIEFSEDLLAIMSYHAVKNDITVVCSAGNSGPFAGTVSNVAPWMITVGASTVDRLFTSHVVLGDKRHFKGKSLSSKLLPAKKLYPLIRALDAKFNNVSDNDAILCRQGSLDPKKVKGKIVVCLRGENAKIEKGYVVAQAGAVGMILANDKENGDAFEANAHLLPTSHISYTDGESVYQYIQSTKTPMAYMTHVTELGIKPAPIMASFSSRGPNTIEPSILKPDITAPGVNIIAAFSEATSITGLPYDKRRVQFTELSGTSMSCPHISGIVGLLKTLYPKWSPAAIRSAIMTTAGTEANDLNPILTSEKEKANPLAYGAGHVQPNKAANPGLVYDLSTQDYLNFLCARGYNKAQMKLFTNDTSFVCSKSFKVIDLNYPSISIYNLKSEVVNIKRRVKNVGSPGTYVAKVESPPRVSVSVAPSTLKFTKTGEEKNFKVVLRRVQSNQTEEHVFGKLVWFDGKHRVSSPIFVTLEI, from the exons atggaggCCTTCAATCTTCCTCCTTtacttctctctttctttctttttgctcTTTTGCAAACATCCACCATTGCAGCCAACAAG TCTTATATTGTTTACTTGGGATCACATTCGCATGGGTTGAATCCTTCTGCGGTTGATCTCCAACTTACAACACAAACTCACTACAATCTACTTGGATCCGTGTTAGGAAG CTATGAAGCAGCTAAggaagcaatcttttactcaTACAATAGACATATCAATGCCTTTGCAGCTGTTCTTGATCAGAAAGTTGTAGAAGATATAGCGA aacaTCCTGATGTGGTATCAGTGTATGAAAACAAAGAACTAAAACTGCACACGACACGATCATGGAACTTTCTTGGAGTTGAGAATAATGGTGGAATTCCTTCAAACTCGCTTTGGAAACtttcaagatttggtgaatcTACCATCATTGGCAACCTTGACTCTG GTGTTTGGCCAGAATCAAAGAGTTTTAGTGACGAAGGATATGGACCTATCCCAACAAGATGGAAGGGAAGTTGTGAAGGTGGCTCCAACTTTCGTTGCAACAG GAAGCTGATTGGAGCACGATATTTCAATAAAGGCTATGCATCTAACGTGGGACCTCTCAACTCGAGCTATGAAACGGCAAGGGACGATGATGGGCATGGAACACACACCTTATCCACAGCGGGAGGCAATTTCGTTCAAAGAGTAAGCATGTTTGGGAATGGTTATGGCACGGCAAAAGGGGGTTCCCCTAAAGCTCGTGTTGCTGCCTATAGAGTATGTTGGCCTGATGTGGGGAATGGTGGGTGTTTTATGGCCGATATTCTAGCTGGCTTTGAAGCTGCCATTAGCGATGGAGTTGACGTTCTATCGATTTCACTCGGTGGAGGTGCTATAGAATTTTCTGAAGATCTATTAGCTATAATGTCCTACCATGCAGTGAAGAACGACATCACTGTTGTTTGTTCGGCTGGAAATTCAGGACCATTTGCAGGTACAGTCTCAAATGTCGCACCATGGATGATAACGGTGGGAGCTAGTACAGTTGACAGGCTTTTTACAAGTCACGTGGTGTTGGGAGACAAGAGGCACTTCAAG GGTAAAAGCCTTTCTAGTAAATTATTGCCAGCTAAGAAGCTCTATCCGTTGATCCGTGCTTTAGATGCAAAATTCAACAATGTCTCTGATAACGACGC CATACTATGTCGCCAAGGGTCTCTTGATCCTAAAAaggtaaaaggaaaaattgtaGTTTGCCTTAGAGGGGAAAATGCAAAAATCGAGAAAGGTTATGTGGTTGCTCAAGCAGGTGCGGTTGGGATGATTCTTGCTAATGACAAGGAAAATGGGGATGCATTTGAGGCTAATGCGCATTTACTTCCTACTTCACATATAAGCTATACCGACGGTGAATCAGTCTACCAATACATCCAGTCTACTAA AACTCCAATGGCTTACATGACTCACGTGACTGAGTTGGGAATCAAACCAGCACCAATTATGGCTTCATTCTCATCGAGAGGTCCCAACACAATTGAGCCCTCAATACTCAAG cCTGACATAACAGCACCAGGTGTGAATATAATAGCGGCTTTCTCGGAAGCAACATCCATAACTGGTTTACCTTATGATAAACGTCGGGTTCAATTCACTGAATTATCTGGCACTTCTATGTCATGCCCCCATATTTCTGGCATCGTTGGTCTTCTCAAAACCCTTTATCCAAAATGGAGTCCAGCAGCTATCAGATCTGCAATCATGACCACAG CTGGAACCGAAGCCAATGACTTAAATCCAATACTAACCTCAGAAAAGGAGAAAGCAAACCCATTGGCATATGGTGCAGGCCATGTCCAACCAAACAAAGCAGCAAATCCCGGCCTTGTTTACGATCTCTCCACCCAAGACTACTTGAACTTCTTATGTGCTCGTGGCTACAATAAAGCACAAATGAAACTATTCACCAATGATACTTCATTTGTTTGTTCAAAGTCATTCAAAGTAATAGACTTGAACTACCCATCAATCTCGATATATAATCTAAAATCAGAGGTAGTGAATATCAAAAGAAGAGTGAAGAATGTAGGAAGTCCAGGCACCTATGTTGCTAAAGTCGAGTCACCACCAAGAGTTTCAGTTTCGGTAGCACCAAGTACTTTGAAGTTCACTAAAACGGGTGAAGAGAAGAATTTCAAAGTTGTGTTGAGGAGGGTGCAAAGTAATCAAACTGAAGAACATGTGTTCGGAAAACTTGTCTGGTTTGATGGGAAACATCGTGTTAGTAGTCCAATTTTTGTAACATTAGAGATTTAG
- the LOC111810764 gene encoding subtilisin-like protease SBT5.3: protein MEFFNLPPLLVSFFLLVLLQTSTIAAKKSYIVYLGSHSHGLNPSAIDLQLATQTHYNLLGSVLGSNEAAKEAIFYSYNRHINAFAAVLDQKVVEDIAKRPDVVSVYENKGLELHTTRSWNFLGVENDGGIPSNSLWSLSKFGESTIIGNLDSGVWPESKSFSDEGYGPIPTRWKGSCEGGSNFSCNRKLIGARYFNKGYASNVGHLNSSYETARDDDGHGTHTLSTAGGNFVQRVSMFGNGYGTAKGGSPKALVAAYKVCWPSVGSGGCFMADILAAFEAAISDGVDVLSISLGGGAREFSEDILAIMSFHAVKNGITVVCSAGNFGPLEGTASNVAPWMITVGASTVDRHFTTNVVLGDKRHFKGKSLSSKLLPAKKLYPLIRALDAKSNNVSDNDAIQCHQGSLNPEKAKGKIVVCLRGDSPRVEKGYAVAQAGGIGMILANDKGSGDALSLDAHLLPAAHISYTDGESIYQYIQSTKSPMAYMTHVTELGIKPAPIMAPFSSRGPNTVEPLILKPDITAPGVNIIAAFSEATSITGLPYDKRRVQFTELSGTSMSCPHISGIVGLLKTLYPKWSPAAIRSAIMTTAVTEANDLNPILSFEKEKANPLAYGAGHVQPNKAANPGLVYDLSTQDYLNFLCARGYNKKQMKLFSNDTSFVCSKSFKVIDLNYPSISMYNLKSEVVKIKRRVKNVGSPGTYVAKVEAPPGVLVSVDPSTLKFTKTAEEKDFQIVLRRVQSNQTEKHVFGKLVWSDGKHRVSSPIFVTLEI from the exons ATGGAGTTCTTCAATCTTCCTCCTTTACTTGtgtccttctttcttttggttcttttgCAAACATCCACCATTGCAGCCAAGAAG TCTTATATTGTTTACTTGGGATCACATTCACATGGATTGAATCCTTCCGCAATTGATCTTCAACTTGCAACACAAACCCACTACAATCTACTTGGATCTGTGTTAGGAAG CAACGAAGCAGCTAAggaagcaatcttttactcaTACAATAGACATATCAATGCCTTTGCAGCTGTTCTTGATCAGAAAGTTGTAGAAGATATAGCAA agcGTCCAGATGTGGTATCAGTATATGAAAACAAAGGGCTAGAACTGCACACGACCAGATCATGGAACTTTCTTGGAGTTGAGAATGATGGTGGAATTCCTTCAAACTCGCTTTGGAGcctttcaaaatttggtgaatcTACCATCATTGGCAACCTTGACTCTG GTGTTTGGCCAGAATCGAAGAGTTTTAGTGATGAAGGATATGGACCTATCCCAACAAGATGGAAGGGAAGTTGTGAAGGTGGCTCTAACTTTAGTTGCAACAG GAAGCTGATTGGAGCACGATATTTCAACAAAGGCTATGCatccaacgtgggacatctcAACTCAAGCTATGAAACGGCAAGGGACGATGATGGGCATGGAACACACACCTTATCCACAGCTGGAGGCAATTTCGTTCAAAGAGTAAGCATGTTTGGGAATGGTTATGGCACTGCAAAAGGGGGTTCCCCTAAAGCTCTTGTTGCTGCCTATAAAGTATGTTGGCCTTCGGTGGGGAGTGGTGGGTGTTTTATGGCCGATATTCTAGCTGCCTTTGAAGCTGCCATTAGTGATGGAGTTGACGTTCTATCGATTTCACTCGGTGGAGGTGCTAGAGAATTTTCTGAAGATATACTAGCTATAATGTCCTTCCATGCAGTGAAGAACGGCATCACTGTTGTTTGTTCTGCTGGAAATTTTGGACCACTTGAAGGCACGGCCTCAAATGTTGCACCATGGATGATAACTGTGGGAGCTAGCACAGTTGACAGGCATTTTACCACTAATGTGGTGTTGGGAGACAAAAGGCACTTCAAG GGTAAAAGTCTTTCTAGTAAATTATTGCCAGCTAAGAAGCTCTATCCGTTGATCCGTGCTTTAGATGCAAAATCCAACAATGTCTCTGACAATGACGC CATACAATGTCACCAAGGGTCTCTTAATCCCGAGAaggcaaaaggaaaaattgtaGTTTGTCTTAGAGGGGACAGTCCAAGAGTGGAGAAAGGTTATGCGGTTGCTCAAGCAGGTGGTATTGGGATGATTCTTGCTAATGACAAGGGAAGTGGGGATGCACTTTCGCTTGATGCACACTTACTTCCTGCTGCACACATAAGCTATACCGACGGTGAATCAATCTACCAATACATCCAATCTACTAA AAGTCCAATGGCTTACATGACTCACGTGACTGAGTTGGGAATCAAACCAGCACCAATTATGGCTCCATTTTCGTCGAGAGGTCCCAACACAGTTGAGCCCTTAATACTCAAG cCTGACATAACAGCACCAGGTGTGAATATAATAGCGGCTTTCTCTGAAGCAACATCCATAACTGGTTTACCTTATGATAAGCGTCGGGTTCAATTCACTGAATTATCTGGCACTTCTATGTCATGCCCCCATATTTCTGGCATCGTTGGCCTTCTCAAAACGCTTTATCCAAAATGGAGTCCAGCAGCTATCAGATCTGCCATCATGACCACAG cGGTTACCGAAGCCAATGACTTAAATCCAATACTAAGCTTTGAAAAGGAGAAAGCAAACCCATTGGCATATGGTGCAGGTCATGTCCAACCAAACAAAGCAGCAAATCCAGGCCTTGTTTACGACCTCTCCACCCAAGACTACTTGAACTTCTTATGTGCTCGTGGCtacaataaaaaacaaatgaaactATTCTCCAATGATACTTCATTTGTTTGTTCAAAGTCATTCAAAGTAATAGACTTGAACTATCCATCAATCTCGATGTATAATCTAAAATCAGAGGTAGTGAAGATCAAAAGAAGAGTGAAGAATGTAGGAAGTCCAGGCACCTATGTTGCTAAAGTCGAGGCACCGCCAGGAGTTTTGGTTTCGGTAGACCCAAGTACTTTGAAGTTCACTAAAACTGCTGAAGAGAAGGATTTTCAAATTGTGTTGAGGAGGGTTCAAAGTAATCAAACTGAAAAGCATGTGTTCGGAAAACTTGTGTGGTCTGATGGGAAACATCGTGTTAGTAGTCCAATTTTTGTGACATTAGAGATTTAG